The following are encoded together in the Methylorubrum sp. B1-46 genome:
- a CDS encoding tautomerase family protein: MPLMRFDLIEGRSDAELKALLDAAHEAMLEAFQVPPGDRYQIVTEHKPSRMIVEDTGLDIPRTRNVVVVQMITRPRGREKKELFYRLLTEKLQAACGIAPADVMVSTVENTDEDWSFGHGRAQFLTGEL; this comes from the coding sequence ATGCCCTTGATGCGTTTCGACCTGATCGAGGGCCGCAGCGACGCCGAGTTGAAGGCCCTGCTCGACGCCGCGCACGAGGCGATGCTCGAAGCCTTCCAAGTGCCGCCCGGCGACCGCTACCAGATCGTGACCGAGCACAAACCCTCGCGGATGATCGTGGAGGATACCGGCCTCGACATCCCCCGCACGCGCAACGTGGTGGTGGTTCAGATGATCACCCGGCCGCGCGGGCGCGAGAAGAAGGAGCTGTTCTACCGGCTGCTGACGGAGAAGCTGCAGGCCGCCTGCGGCATCGCGCCGGCCGACGTGATGGTCTCGACGGTGGAGAACACCGACGAGGATTGGTCGTTCGGACACGGCCGGGCGCAGTTCCTCACCGGGGAATTGTAA
- a CDS encoding CoA ester lyase: MSDLRLRRSVLYMPGSNQRALEKAKTLPADSLILDLEDAVSMEEKELARDQVCAAVKSGGYGHRELVIRVNAPQTPWGDGDLRAAIQAKPDVILMPKVSSPAVLESVADALEALDAPESIAVWAMIETPAAILNIHEIAKARRDRRNRLTGFVLGTNDLAKDTWAQLVRGRVPMLPWMMLTLAAARAEGLIILDGVWNDIADPEGCREECRQARDLGFDGKTLIHPNQLEPANTSFAPTEEEVRRARLVIEAFNLPENAKRAAIKVEGRMYERQHIGMARRAVVWSETIAARDAASAS, encoded by the coding sequence ATGTCCGATTTGCGGTTGCGCCGCAGCGTTCTCTACATGCCGGGATCGAACCAGCGCGCCCTCGAGAAGGCGAAGACGCTGCCCGCCGATTCGCTGATCCTCGATCTGGAGGATGCCGTCTCGATGGAAGAGAAGGAGCTGGCGCGCGATCAGGTCTGCGCCGCGGTGAAGAGCGGTGGCTACGGCCATCGCGAACTCGTGATCCGGGTGAACGCGCCGCAGACACCCTGGGGCGACGGGGATCTGCGTGCGGCGATCCAGGCCAAGCCCGACGTGATCCTGATGCCCAAGGTCTCGTCGCCGGCGGTGCTGGAGAGCGTGGCCGACGCGCTGGAAGCGCTCGACGCGCCCGAATCCATCGCGGTGTGGGCGATGATCGAAACCCCGGCGGCGATCCTCAACATCCACGAGATCGCCAAGGCGCGCCGCGACCGCCGCAACCGGCTGACCGGCTTCGTGCTCGGCACCAACGATCTGGCCAAGGACACCTGGGCGCAGCTTGTGCGCGGGCGCGTGCCGATGCTGCCGTGGATGATGCTAACTCTTGCCGCGGCGCGCGCCGAGGGGCTGATCATCCTCGACGGCGTGTGGAACGACATCGCCGATCCCGAAGGCTGCCGCGAGGAGTGCCGGCAGGCGCGCGACCTCGGCTTCGACGGCAAGACGCTGATTCACCCGAACCAACTCGAGCCCGCCAACACCTCCTTCGCCCCCACGGAGGAGGAGGTGCGCCGCGCGCGTCTCGTGATCGAGGCTTTCAACCTGCCGGAGAACGCCAAGCGCGCGGCGATCAAGGTCGAGGGCCGGATGTACGAGCGCCAGCATATCGGCATGGCCCGCCGCGCCGTTGTCTGGTCCGAGACCATCGCCGCCCGCGACGCCGCCTCCGCCTCCTGA
- a CDS encoding HAD family hydrolase, whose translation MRIETVFLFDLDGTLVDSVYQHVLAWKEALDAKGIPLSVWRIHRKIGMSGGLFTNQLLRETGLEIDPERIDRLRRLHAEAYGRLSKGVVPLPGAKDLLATLSENRIPWAIATSGRMETAGHNLVALGVDPAQVPVVTRDLVKYAKPDPDLFLAAAERLNAPIEHAVIVGDSIWDMLAARRCRGLGVGLLSGGYGTEELERSGAVRVYDDPAMLLQHLDEVGGRR comes from the coding sequence ATGCGCATCGAAACCGTCTTCCTGTTCGACCTCGACGGCACCCTGGTCGACAGCGTCTACCAACACGTGCTCGCCTGGAAAGAGGCGCTCGACGCGAAGGGGATCCCGCTCTCGGTCTGGCGCATCCACCGCAAGATCGGGATGAGCGGTGGGCTGTTCACCAACCAGCTCCTGCGCGAGACCGGACTCGAGATCGATCCTGAGCGGATCGACCGGCTGCGACGGCTGCACGCGGAAGCCTATGGCCGGCTCTCGAAGGGTGTGGTGCCGCTGCCGGGCGCCAAGGACCTGCTCGCAACGCTCAGCGAGAACCGCATCCCCTGGGCCATCGCCACGAGCGGCCGGATGGAGACGGCGGGCCACAACCTCGTCGCGCTCGGTGTCGATCCGGCCCAGGTGCCGGTGGTCACCCGCGACCTCGTGAAATACGCCAAGCCCGATCCCGACCTATTCCTCGCCGCCGCCGAGCGGCTGAACGCGCCGATCGAGCACGCGGTGATTGTCGGGGATTCGATTTGGGACATGCTGGCGGCCCGACGCTGCCGTGGACTCGGGGTCGGCCTGCTCTCGGGCGGATACGGGACGGAGGAGCTGGAACGCTCGGGGGCCGTCAGGGTCTACGACGACCCGGCCATGCTTCTGCAGCACCTCGATGAGGTCGGCGGCCGCCGCTGA
- a CDS encoding Wadjet anti-phage system protein JetA family protein: MLFTHLADDLFRPLASPSRAFNAALLLHLHARVFGDAAEPLRKSELLAAIGDFSVGWSQAEIADDEATPVDPIERRSAVFRRLIEAGWLVERRERYVPVVDFDPDARLLIEELARIERGETRSYGGAVLEVLSALESAIASPAERSEALRNAAKASRTFLGHLRGLAGAMRKLEERILREPDLSAAFRLYFEEFVERHLVSDYRTLHTRFNPFRFRSGIVREAGRALRDPLTLRALADGNLREGRAADITAAERMVRTDLVEILSIFEGLDPHLDAVAEVVTRLERRISAALRYRDPRDSARIERAAAALRAVGAGEDDLVVDTLAGLPLPQVSLLRPPIGPPQLTNPRMPRRLIEYEPLPEIDIDPAIEAFIAAKDAFRRRITVTPERIVAYLDARLSQVKSLRGSNIPIDDVDAFVVFQRLREIDVLFDGVLRERYRVARIEGRVSNGWLDCPDFLIERVPAPAVRRRAGKAG, translated from the coding sequence ATGCTGTTCACCCATCTCGCCGACGACCTCTTTCGACCGCTCGCCTCGCCGAGCCGCGCCTTCAACGCGGCTCTGCTGCTGCACCTGCACGCCCGCGTGTTCGGCGACGCCGCCGAGCCCCTGCGCAAGAGCGAGCTGTTGGCCGCCATCGGCGACTTCTCCGTCGGCTGGAGCCAGGCCGAAATCGCCGACGACGAGGCCACCCCCGTCGATCCGATCGAGCGGCGCTCGGCGGTGTTCCGGCGGCTGATCGAAGCCGGCTGGCTGGTGGAGCGGCGCGAGCGCTACGTGCCGGTGGTCGATTTCGATCCCGATGCGCGCTTGCTGATCGAGGAACTGGCCCGGATCGAGCGCGGCGAGACCCGCTCCTACGGCGGCGCGGTGCTCGAAGTCCTGAGCGCGCTAGAAAGCGCCATCGCCAGCCCGGCCGAACGCTCCGAGGCCCTGCGCAACGCGGCCAAGGCCTCGCGCACCTTCCTCGGCCATCTGCGCGGGCTGGCCGGCGCCATGCGCAAACTCGAAGAGCGCATCCTGCGCGAGCCCGACCTCAGCGCCGCGTTCCGGCTCTATTTCGAGGAGTTCGTCGAGCGCCACCTCGTCTCCGACTACCGGACGCTGCACACCCGCTTCAATCCGTTCCGCTTCCGCTCCGGCATCGTACGGGAGGCGGGCCGCGCCTTGCGCGATCCGCTGACGCTCAGGGCGCTCGCCGACGGCAACCTGCGCGAGGGCCGCGCCGCCGACATCACGGCCGCCGAGCGGATGGTGCGCACCGATCTCGTCGAGATCCTCTCGATCTTCGAAGGGCTCGACCCGCATCTCGATGCGGTCGCCGAGGTCGTGACGCGGCTGGAGCGGCGCATCTCGGCGGCTTTGCGCTACCGCGATCCGCGCGATTCCGCCCGGATCGAGCGGGCGGCGGCGGCACTTCGCGCGGTCGGCGCGGGCGAGGACGACTTGGTCGTGGACACCTTGGCCGGCCTGCCCCTGCCGCAGGTCTCGCTGTTGCGCCCACCGATCGGCCCGCCGCAGCTCACCAATCCGCGCATGCCGCGCCGGCTCATCGAGTACGAACCGCTGCCCGAGATCGACATCGATCCGGCGATCGAGGCCTTCATCGCCGCCAAGGACGCGTTCCGCCGCCGCATCACGGTGACACCGGAGCGCATCGTCGCCTATCTCGACGCGCGGCTCTCTCAGGTGAAGTCCCTGCGCGGCTCGAACATCCCGATCGACGACGTCGATGCCTTCGTCGTGTTCCAACGCCTGCGCGAGATCGACGTGCTGTTCGACGGCGTGCTGCGTGAGCGCTACCGCGTCGCCCGGATCGAGGGCCGCGTCTCCAACGGCTGGCTCGATTGCCCGGACTTCCTCATCGAGCGCGTCCCGGCCCCGGCCGTGCGACGTAGAGCCGGCAAAGCAGGCTGA
- a CDS encoding DUF4194 domain-containing protein: MLEPFRAILDGEEMPPPGSSAPSEEELIRALQVMLKSQCIYAATTGIGRSYELARHYAPFFRDYFACLGYRFEVAHRDQMVFLALPPDGVRHDAQGERLRKDETLVLLALRLAYEEGLRDHRVSTDGTVECTTDDIADAIRSAARTEPPDEARLIEILRLFARKGALRLGERDRAERVTPLMVMPGITVLSPDAWMDQVRAWASAGEARGS; this comes from the coding sequence ATGCTCGAACCCTTCCGCGCTATCCTCGACGGTGAGGAGATGCCGCCGCCCGGCAGTTCCGCGCCGAGCGAGGAGGAGCTGATCCGCGCGCTTCAGGTGATGCTGAAGAGCCAGTGCATCTACGCCGCGACCACCGGCATCGGCCGCTCCTACGAGCTCGCCCGGCACTACGCGCCGTTCTTCCGCGACTACTTCGCCTGCCTCGGCTACCGCTTCGAGGTCGCCCACCGCGACCAGATGGTGTTCTTGGCCCTGCCGCCCGATGGCGTGCGCCACGACGCGCAGGGCGAGCGCCTGCGCAAGGACGAGACGCTGGTGCTGTTGGCGCTGCGGCTCGCCTACGAGGAGGGCCTGCGCGACCACCGCGTCTCCACCGACGGCACGGTGGAATGCACCACCGACGACATCGCCGACGCGATCCGCTCTGCCGCTCGCACCGAGCCGCCGGACGAGGCGCGGCTGATCGAGATCCTGCGCCTGTTCGCCCGCAAGGGGGCCCTGCGGCTGGGCGAGCGCGACCGCGCCGAGCGCGTGACGCCGCTGATGGTGATGCCGGGCATCACCGTGCTGTCGCCGGATGCCTGGATGGATCAGGTCCGCGCCTGGGCCTCGGCCGGGGAGGCGAGGGGGAGCTGA
- a CDS encoding LysR family transcriptional regulator: MAKLPDFEAWAVFAVVADALSFARAAEELGLSKATVSKAVARLETRLGARLFHRTSRRLALTEAGRLAREDAAGLLAAGEAAEARALDANGVPRGRVRLAAPMSFGVAHLAPVLPEFLAAHAQVSVDLHLSDAVVDLVGGGFDLGLRIAALPDSSLRVRRLCGVRRSLVATPAYLERHGAPQHPEDLQGRACLGYAYLPTPDRWPFTNAAGETATIVPEGPLRANNANALAPALRAGLGLAVQPDFTIWEDLKSGRLERVMPDWQPPPIALNLVMPPGLPRPARVSALITFLERAFSTAPWAQPEGQLPLASPAEAQART; encoded by the coding sequence ATGGCAAAGCTCCCCGATTTCGAGGCCTGGGCCGTCTTCGCGGTGGTGGCTGATGCCCTCTCCTTCGCACGCGCGGCCGAGGAACTCGGGCTGTCGAAGGCCACGGTCTCGAAGGCGGTGGCACGGCTCGAGACCCGGCTCGGCGCACGGCTGTTCCACCGCACCTCCCGCCGCCTCGCCCTGACCGAGGCCGGGCGGCTCGCGCGGGAGGACGCGGCGGGGCTCCTCGCGGCCGGCGAGGCGGCGGAGGCCCGCGCGCTGGACGCCAACGGCGTGCCGCGGGGGCGGGTGCGGCTCGCCGCCCCGATGTCGTTCGGTGTCGCCCATCTCGCGCCGGTGCTGCCGGAATTTCTGGCCGCGCATGCGCAAGTCTCGGTCGATCTGCACCTGTCGGACGCGGTGGTCGATCTCGTCGGCGGCGGGTTCGATCTGGGCCTGCGCATCGCCGCACTGCCCGATTCCTCGCTCCGGGTGCGGCGGCTCTGCGGCGTGCGCCGCTCGCTCGTGGCGACGCCGGCCTATCTCGAACGGCACGGGGCCCCGCAGCATCCGGAGGATCTGCAGGGCCGCGCCTGCCTCGGCTACGCCTACCTGCCGACGCCGGACCGCTGGCCCTTCACCAACGCCGCCGGCGAGACGGCCACCATCGTCCCCGAGGGGCCGCTCCGGGCCAACAATGCCAACGCCCTGGCGCCGGCTCTGCGCGCCGGACTTGGGCTCGCGGTACAGCCGGACTTCACCATCTGGGAGGATCTGAAGTCGGGTCGCCTCGAGCGGGTGATGCCGGACTGGCAGCCGCCGCCCATCGCCCTCAACCTCGTGATGCCGCCCGGCCTGCCGCGGCCGGCGCGGGTTTCGGCGCTGATCACCTTTCTGGAGCGAGCGTTTTCGACCGCCCCCTGGGCGCAGCCCGAGGGTCAGCTCCCCCTCGCCTCCCCGGCCGAGGCCCAGGCGCGGACCTGA
- a CDS encoding ring-cleaving dioxygenase, whose protein sequence is MSAHGIHHVTAFASDTARTIDFYTRVLGLRLVKKTVNFDDPGTYHLYFGDEAGAPGTILTFFPIAQAAPGRVGIGQVSETAFRVPRAAIGIWAHRFVALNVAHEAPVSVFGETVLRFRDPDGMPLALVGVEGAEAEPAWIADDIAPDAAIRGFHGTTLLLREAEATAAILTDVLGFEEAAREGSQIRLTSGAALGGFVTLRAVGDFLPGRQGAGSVHHIAFRAADDAAQAAMTERLSERHGLSVTEQRDRQYFRSVYFREPGGVLFEIATDVPGFAIDEPAAELGTALKLPPFLEPHRGRIEAVLPKVA, encoded by the coding sequence ATGAGCGCACACGGCATCCATCACGTCACGGCGTTCGCGAGCGACACCGCCCGCACCATCGACTTCTACACCCGCGTGCTCGGCCTGCGGCTGGTGAAGAAGACCGTCAACTTCGACGATCCCGGCACCTACCACCTCTATTTCGGCGACGAAGCGGGCGCGCCCGGCACGATCCTGACCTTCTTCCCGATCGCCCAGGCCGCCCCCGGCCGGGTCGGGATCGGGCAGGTCTCGGAGACGGCCTTCCGCGTGCCGCGGGCCGCCATCGGCATCTGGGCGCACCGCTTCGTTGCGCTCAACGTCGCCCACGAGGCGCCGGTGAGCGTCTTCGGCGAGACGGTGCTGCGCTTCCGCGATCCCGACGGGATGCCGCTGGCCCTCGTCGGCGTCGAGGGGGCGGAGGCCGAGCCGGCCTGGATCGCGGACGACATCGCGCCGGACGCGGCGATCCGCGGCTTCCACGGCACCACCCTGCTGCTGCGCGAGGCGGAGGCGACCGCCGCGATCCTCACCGACGTGCTCGGATTCGAGGAGGCGGCCCGCGAGGGCAGCCAGATCCGGCTGACGAGCGGGGCGGCCTTGGGCGGGTTCGTGACGCTCCGGGCGGTCGGCGACTTTCTGCCCGGACGGCAGGGGGCGGGCTCGGTCCACCACATCGCCTTCCGCGCCGCCGATGACGCGGCCCAGGCGGCGATGACGGAGCGGCTGAGCGAGCGGCACGGCCTGTCCGTCACCGAGCAGCGCGACCGGCAGTACTTTCGCTCGGTCTACTTCCGCGAGCCCGGCGGCGTGCTGTTCGAGATCGCGACCGACGTCCCCGGCTTCGCCATCGACGAGCCGGCGGCGGAACTCGGGACCGCGCTGAAGCTGCCGCCCTTCCTCGAGCCGCATCGCGGGCGGATCGAGGCGGTGCTGCCGAAGGTCGCCTGA
- a CDS encoding alpha/beta hydrolase: MTNGVTFDFVHRFEPGTDANAPPLLLLHGTGGDETDLLPLGRALSPGSALLSPRGPVLENGMPRFFRRLAEGVFDEADVRRRAGDLAAFVAQARDAYGLAAPVAVGFSNGANIAAATLLLHPEVLAGAVLLRAMVPLAESPAVDLAGRPVLLLSGALDPIVPADNAERLAASLGQAGASVTHTVNPAGHGLSQADLAAAGTWLARNFSG; the protein is encoded by the coding sequence ATGACGAACGGCGTCACCTTCGACTTCGTCCACCGCTTCGAGCCCGGCACCGACGCGAATGCCCCGCCGCTCCTGCTGCTGCACGGCACGGGCGGCGACGAGACCGACCTGCTTCCTCTTGGCCGCGCGCTCTCGCCCGGCTCCGCGCTGCTCTCGCCGCGCGGGCCGGTTCTGGAGAACGGCATGCCGCGCTTCTTCCGCCGCCTCGCGGAGGGCGTGTTCGACGAGGCGGATGTCCGTCGCCGGGCCGGCGACCTCGCCGCCTTCGTGGCGCAGGCGCGCGACGCCTACGGGCTCGCGGCGCCCGTGGCGGTCGGCTTCTCGAACGGGGCGAATATCGCCGCCGCGACCCTGCTGCTGCATCCGGAGGTGCTGGCGGGTGCGGTTCTGCTGCGGGCGATGGTACCCCTCGCCGAGAGCCCGGCGGTCGACCTTGCCGGTCGTCCGGTGCTGCTGCTATCGGGTGCCCTTGACCCGATCGTGCCCGCCGACAATGCCGAGCGGCTCGCCGCGAGTCTCGGGCAGGCCGGCGCGTCGGTGACCCACACCGTCAACCCGGCGGGTCACGGCTTGTCCCAAGCCGATCTCGCCGCTGCCGGGACATGGCTCGCGCGGAACTTTAGCGGCTGA
- a CDS encoding bifunctional helix-turn-helix transcriptional regulator/GNAT family N-acetyltransferase: MDDTIAAFRRFNQFFTELVGALDDQFLGCDVTLPEARLLFEIAMHDPTEEPATARAMQARLGMDAGFVSRILARFEERGWITRARGTDARARPIHLTEAGRSAFELVDERQRTAIVGLVGGLDPVQRADLAEAMARVRLLLRPETSPGFVIRPFRTGDMGLITARQSMLYAQSHGWGRGLEIVEGEATTAFLRSFKPGREQCWVAEIDGVMAGSVFLTDEGEDVARLRLLYVEPFARCRGIGDTLVQTCIGFARETGYARLTLWTHTVLEGARRIYARHGFHRIDTATHTAFGTPIQGETWMLDLHDPVEAPAQPAQAV; the protein is encoded by the coding sequence ATGGATGACACCATCGCCGCGTTTCGCCGCTTCAACCAATTCTTTACCGAGCTGGTCGGCGCGCTTGACGATCAATTCCTCGGCTGCGACGTGACGCTGCCGGAAGCGCGCCTGCTGTTCGAGATCGCGATGCACGATCCGACGGAAGAGCCCGCGACCGCGCGCGCCATGCAGGCCAGGCTCGGGATGGATGCGGGCTTCGTCAGCCGGATCCTCGCCCGCTTCGAAGAGCGGGGCTGGATCACCCGTGCCCGCGGCACGGATGCGCGCGCGCGGCCGATCCATCTGACCGAGGCCGGACGCAGCGCGTTCGAACTCGTCGACGAACGGCAACGGACGGCCATCGTCGGTCTCGTTGGCGGGCTCGATCCGGTCCAGCGGGCAGATTTGGCGGAAGCCATGGCGCGGGTGCGCCTCTTGTTGCGGCCCGAGACGAGTCCGGGCTTCGTGATCCGCCCGTTCCGCACCGGCGATATGGGCCTGATCACGGCCCGCCAGTCGATGCTCTACGCCCAGAGCCACGGCTGGGGCCGCGGCCTGGAAATCGTCGAGGGCGAGGCCACCACCGCATTCCTGCGGAGCTTCAAGCCGGGGCGCGAGCAGTGCTGGGTGGCCGAGATCGACGGCGTGATGGCGGGCTCCGTCTTCCTTACTGACGAGGGCGAGGACGTCGCGCGGCTGCGCCTCCTCTACGTCGAGCCCTTCGCCCGATGCCGTGGCATCGGTGACACGCTGGTCCAGACCTGTATCGGCTTCGCTCGCGAGACGGGCTATGCCCGCCTGACGCTGTGGACCCATACCGTTCTGGAGGGCGCACGGCGCATCTATGCCCGTCACGGCTTCCACCGCATCGACACCGCGACTCACACCGCCTTCGGTACGCCGATCCAAGGCGAGACCTGGATGCTGGATCTGCATGATCCGGTGGAGGCACCGGCACAGCCGGCACAGGCGGTGTGA